The Armatimonadota bacterium DNA segment GATCATCTGCTCCTCGAAGGCCACTCCCACCGCTACCGCCTTCACCGCCGGGTCGCTCAGCAGGCGGTCGTAGAACCCGCCGCCGTAGCCCACCCGGTAACCCCGCGCATCAAAGGCCAGCCCCGGAACCAGGATCAGCTCCGCCGCCGCCGGCCCCAGCACGGGGGCGTCGGCGCCAGGCTCCGCGATGCCGAATGGCCCCGGCACCAGGCCCTCGGCTGGATCGAGCACGCGGCGGAATTCCAGCCGCCGCTGCGTCAGCAGCGTGCGCGGCGCCCCCATCGTCTTGCCCTGCGCGAGCGCCGCGGCAATGATGCCTGCGGTGTCAACCTCGCTGCGAGTGGACACGAAGGCGAAGACCGTCTGCGCCCG contains these protein-coding regions:
- a CDS encoding 5-formyltetrahydrofolate cyclo-ligase encodes the protein MESKSALRARIGAIRDALSTAERAAKSAAIVQRLSNWDVFARAQTVFAFVSTRSEVDTAGIIAAALAQGKTMGAPRTLLTQRRLEFRRVLDPAEGLVPGPFGIAEPGADAPVLGPAAAELILVPGLAFDARGYRVGYGGGFYDRLLSDPAVKAVAVGVAFEEQMIQLAPATERDRPVDWIVTDHRLLAGCAGKAAARKGAER